ATACTTTAAAACATAAAAGCAATTATATACCTCCACAAGTGTCAATTTGTCCAGACCTCCACGATCGACCTTATCTGTCTCATTATGAGGTACAGAAATCTGCGTGTAAAAAGGGGGCAAAAAAACATATAACCTTCTGCAGGCCAAAGTCACTCAAATCTTGTAGCTTAAATAAAGCTTTAAAGATAGTGTTCCATTTGCCAGCATATGAATTTACATATTACAACTAAGATATGGTAGTTAGCCACCTGTGTTTTATAGAATTTAGAATGACCAGCTTGATATGAGCATTTACAGTTTTGTTACTACCACTTAAATTAGAATAAAGCCATAAATCACACCAAAATTTAAATACTACAAACAGGACCATCCAATGGCAACAAGTACATCGAACAAACTAAATTATCTAAATAATATCAGATAAAGGAATGCAACTATAATGTAGATACCTAGATTAAACAATAATGTTAGAATTGCCACCAAATAAGGTAACCTTCTCTGGATAGTATATCATAATTCAACTAATAGCTTcattaataaacaaaaagatttaaGTTGGTGTACAGAAGAAGGTTTTGTGCTAACAGAAAACATTTTCTAGGAGAAGATAATTAAGCAACGCTTCATCGTGGAATAGCTGTGTCAATCTAAAACCAACTATCAATATAGATTGCAAGAGGATGTTAACATTGTCATAAGTGCATAAACCATAATGGAAATGTCTTAAGGTCTCCTATATATCCCCATTACAACGTATTACCTGGTAATTGCGAAACCAAATGTGACCATCCACAATTGAAAAGACAAAGACATGGTCATGGAAAGGTTTTACTTTTCTCTGGTCCTTTGGAGTACCAAATATCTGCAATTAAAATAAAATACCATCAAGATAACAAAAATAGAGAAGTAATTtatcaacaacaaaaacaaaattaaaCGACCACAATTGTCAGAAGAAACAAAATCACTATAGAATATAATTCCTTGCAGTTTATAACAAGCAGAACTCAAACAAAAAATTCCAACTACTTCTCCATATTGTGCTACACTCTCCATTATGTGCTCCTAAGTTATATCTATGGCCATCTCTCCTCGACCAATTTTTGGAAATTTTCTACATATTAAGTATCATGAAAATGATCCTCTTTTCCTGCTGAATACAAGGTTATAGCAAACTCTTAGTACAGAACCACCACAGTTTGATGTGCTCTAAGTATTGACCAATATCATTATGATTTCATGAAGAAATGTCTCCACCAATCGATTATCATTAACATGAGAGTAATTTTTGTAGCACTGTCACTTGGATGCATGATCAGTAGGACAGGACTCTTGACCATTCTTGGAGCTACAAAGCTTAACAGTAGCTTCACGGAGAAATAGAACAAGACCATACGTACAGTCTGAAACAGAAATAGCGATACAACTCAAACAGTACCAAGTTACAACATTAGCAACGAGATATATAACCGTCCACTATATACGGATGAGTAGCAGTTGAAAATGGCAGCTGCTCTATCTATCCTACAAAAGTTTTCATTCAGTTACATACAAATTTCttggttaaaaaaaaaagctaCATGGATACAAGAAACATTTGCTACCATCAATTAGAGTGTGCTCTAAATCACATATTTATAAATCTCACAGTATGTAAAGGCAAGAAGACAGTAAAATATGGGCTGTCCAAAATTAAAAAAGTTCCATCAGAAGAAACAAAGCAAACCTGCACTATCATTTCCTTGATAAGCTTCCAGCGAGGTTCTTTGTCAAAATTCGAGGTAAATGTCAAAAGTGGGCGTGATCCTTTCAAATGATTTCCGGTAAGCTTCAGCTCCTCCATTGTATGAACTTCAAGAAAGACAAAAGAGATTTGTAAAAGTCCATAGCAAAATGATCATATGACATAAAATAAAAAGTAGATGTTTAgaggttttacataaattatcAGTAAGGATTATAAGAGATCAGTGTCTGTTTACCAGCATTAACCAAGAACTTCACTGAAGGTCCACTTGGACACTTCACCATCCAAAGATAAAGATCTTTCTGCTTTCTGCACTGGCATATATGAATAAAGCAGAAATTAGATAGGAAATACTGCAAGTGTGATAAAAGGAAATAGAATGATGATCCAAAATGTATTTCATGTTTAATGAGAGAAAATacaataattaaaaaagaaactTGAACACAAGGTATATTAAAGAAACAGAACCAACTTCTATCCACAATAGGCTATATACAGAAAAATATGACAATGGTCAGCCATTAACATGGAAatgttgttatttataaaagacaAAGAGTGAGATCCAGATCCAGTCAACTTAGACTGTGCTCCTTAGTTTCTTCTTTAACAAATGCAACACGATTCAGCAAGCAGGAATTGTATACAATTCTAGATTGGTAACACGGTTGCTCATATAAGCGGATAACCAAGGTCTGAAACGAGGTATTAGTAACACACTATATATCATTAAATCTTTGGGCGGACAGTTCAGGAGCAGAATTGACAGGTTAATAAAGTTGCTGAATGCGATATGGCTTCTACCTCAAAAAACAAGCAGCTGGAACAGTTCCTAAGCTCAATCAACTCATTGAGAGTAGCCCCCTTGCTCTCTTTGGACTCCACCTTGCTGTCTTTCTTGCAGTGAGGCAAGAGGGACACCACGTTCAACATCAAATGCCGATACCTTTCAGCACCATCATACCGAATTAACAAAAGCTCGTATAAATACACAGTAACTTCGACAAACAAGGAAGCAAACGTAACAGTTTACCTATACGTTATGCGGCGTGAGCATGTGACAAGGACCTTCTCTCTGTTCCTAAAGACTGGAGAACTATTCTGCTTCTCAGGAACACCATCCTTCCATCCTAAAAGGGTGCGCTTGGGTCTCTCTTGGGCTACTTCCTCCTTGGGAGCTTCAGATGCCTCAGCGTGCTTACGCTTCTTCCCCATTTAAACTGAACTGGCATGCGCAGATACAGTCAATAAGATCAAAGCAGAACAAAAAGGGAAAGCAAACAAGGGGGAAAAAATCATTCACCTACAATCTCTAATTTTGATATAACATGAACGAATAGGTGAACAACGACATAGATCAAAAAGCGGAACCGCTCGCATATGAGAAAAGGTGgatcaaagaacaaaaacaaattcGAATTTTCCTTTCAAGCAATATGTCTACAAGTCCTTGCCGAGTTCGTCAATGATACAGGAATCACACGAAAGACCACGCTTCTGCGGACCAAGAACATACCGGACGAAGCGTCAATTAGGTCTTCTTCGTCGAGAAGAAGATGGATAAGCACCCGATCACGAACCAACCGATTAGGGTTTCGGGGAGCTTTAACGACGGAAGTCTGGCGCGACTCGAGAGAGAAGGAGCGAGAGAGAATAGAAATAGGGGTTAGGGTTTTGGGAAGCGAATCTTGAGGCAATCGGATGGCCTTCGATGAGCCTCAGGAACCGGTTTATTGGGCCCTCGGGCCAACTTAATGGGCTGCAAGTTCTTTTGGGCTGAGAAATTTctataatattttcatttttttttctttttttaatttcaatCTAAAACTTTTGCATTGtcaatccttttacagtttcaataTTGTATatttgtttctctaaattttattgTCAGCAAGATGAACACTTTGAATCCTTGTCAGATTTCTTGTTTGGTCTTCGGATATGGTTCACAGGGCAACACTCCTGCCACCTTGCATCCACATCTCTCACTTCAGTAATCCTCCGTAAGTTTTCAATATGATTTTATATGATAGTGAGTGTGAAGGTTTGACCAGATGCTCACAAATGCACAGCAACTTTGAACTCTTCTTCTACGCCCGTGAGCGTACACTTAGCTGTATGTGATACAGCACCAATTGTATCAGCTTCCATGGGTTCAAGTGTACCCATGGATTTAAGAGCATGATCCACATTATTTCCACCTCTCATAGTGTTTTCCACGTTGCGTTCTCTAGCTAGATGTGAGCTAATTCCTTTAGCTTTCCAATGGATTTGAAGCAGACCAGTCTCTTTCTTGCTGCTATCTCACATTCTTGAACTTTTTTCTGGGTTGACCACCAGCCAAGCATGCAGCATTGAATAAGAAATCTGAACAGGTTCTAACATATTTGTCTCTCTTTTCATGCAACTAAATCCAACTGAAATCT
The DNA window shown above is from Musa acuminata AAA Group cultivar baxijiao chromosome BXJ2-4, Cavendish_Baxijiao_AAA, whole genome shotgun sequence and carries:
- the LOC135610963 gene encoding ribosome biogenesis protein BRX1 homolog 1-like, translating into MGKKRKHAEASEAPKEEVAQERPKRTLLGWKDGVPEKQNSSPVFRNREKVLVTCSRRITYRYRHLMLNVVSLLPHCKKDSKVESKESKGATLNELIELRNCSSCLFFECRKQKDLYLWMVKCPSGPSVKFLVNAVHTMEELKLTGNHLKGSRPLLTFTSNFDKEPRWKLIKEMIVQIFGTPKDQRKVKPFHDHVFVFSIVDGHIWFRNYQISVPHNETDKVDRGGLDKLTLVEVGPRFCLNPIKIFGSSFGGPTFYENPFYISPNQIRALEKKKKAGKYSKKVKAKKRRKLHGLSNPLEPDEFADLWKD